The DNA region ACAGCTTTTGGTTTTGCAGCTGTAACATTCACTCCTGTGTAACGTATGTTCTTAGAACTTGACTTTTAAGGAGCAGCTGGATGCAGGAATCCGCTACTTTGACCTCCGGGTCTCCTCCAAACCCGATGAGCCTGGAAATGAGGTCTACTTCATCCACGGGCTCTTTGGACACAAGGTTGGATATGGATATGAGAGAACAGAGACTTTAGTCCTTTCACATGAATCTCATCTTCCATTCACTTCTCTCCCAAAGGTGAGGGACGGCTTGCTAGAAATCAACTGTTTCCTAGTCAGACACAGGAAAGAGGTGAAAAGCCCTTTGTTATAAATGACCGCATTGACATGTTTGGACTTTTGACCGAGTGCTGTTTGACCGGTTCAGGTTGTTTTCTTGGACTTCAACCACTACTACGCCATGGACCCGGAGCACCACGCGTACCTCATCGACATGCTCCAGCAAGTGTTCGGCAGCAAGCTGTGCACGCTCTGTGCAGTGGAGAGCGTCACCCTGGACTTCCTCTGGGAGAAGAAATACCAGGTCAGAGTGAGAAAACGCCCCCCGTTTGTGCGTGAAAGCAGCTCCATGCGCGGATTGCACGCGTGTGAGGGTGAGCGGTGGACGGCCCGCTTAACCCCTGTTGCTAGGTAATCCCTGCTGCCTGTAACTCTCCTGGGCAGGAATTAGAGGCGAGCATCATCCCATTAACGCTCGCTCCACCACCATCCGACTGGTCTCCGTCGACCGCGCTCACATTTTCACCCGTTCCTCTCTCGATCCCTCGCTCTCACCTCCACACTGGGCCTCACGCGCGTCACCGTGGAGGTGACATCTAtagcgcacgcacacgcacacacacacacacacacacacacacgccttcaacCGCGTCTGAATGTGTCCGTTTCCTGTTTCAGGGTCACAAAGCCACGCGTCATCGTTTGCATCGTCGTATTCACCTGTGCTTTACTCAGATCCAACTACCGTATCTGTTCCGATGACCTTAATCTGTCACTGGCTTAGTTGGCGAAGGAgtaggagagagaaagagccaTAGGAGGCCAACAATAGTAACAGAAAAGAGAAATTAGGTGTAAAAGTCCTCCTATAACActctttttttcagtttgttcacatctgtttcttattattatttaaaacatttgcgCTATGGTTCCAGTGTGAGACGGTGTATATATATCCAGTGTCTTTAATTTTCTGCTCCCCTCAGGTAATAGTGTTCTACCATCATCCTTCAGCTCGGGGCATTCCTGTCATGTGGCCTGGAAACAAGATCCCTGCTCCGTGGGCAAACACCACAGAACCGAACAAGCTCATACAGGTCAGAGACTCCCCCAAAGCCACGCAGCGCTGAAATGCTCACCTATCGCCCCCCACAGCAATCCATGCATTGATTGAATGAGTTACTCCTTGAGTTACTTGTGTTATGTGTTATGTTACTTGACTGTAACGTTGGTCTGTCTAGTTCTTGGAAGCGACACTGAAGGACAGAGCCCAGCAGGGCTCCTTCCACGTGTCCCAGGCCATCCTCACCCCCAGAGTCAACACCGTGGCCAAGGGGCTGGTCTGGGGGCTGCGAAACTATCTGGTCGAGAGGTCAGTGACTATTTGGCTATTAGAATTGTTATATATACCATCTTCTGTAGGACAGAATAAGCAcagtatgtatgcatgtatggcATATCCTTTTATCTGGACAGTTCCTTCTTCTTCGCTGCCTAATACTGTAAATTGTTTATATCcctggccagcagggggcagtgcagCTCAAATATCTGCAATACAGCGGGATACAGTCTATGTTTTGATGATGCTTTCCTCTCGTAGCAACACCAGGCTGCATAAATCTGTTCCACTGGTTTCTAAATACAGGATAAGAACCGCCTATGTTACGCTTCACTGTCACCTCCCTGTTTTATTCCGAATAAGAATCAGAATTAGTAATTGAATGGACAAGTTTGCACTGGACAAgcatgtggtctgactccgtctttgttctttttttttttttacaattttaattatagttatttgaaagaaaaaaaatataaactgcagctcgctgtCACATTCAACAGTACATGTTTATGTCTATAAAGAGTCATTGAGTCATTATATTGTGTGACGGGTAGAGTTCAGCTCAAGAAACAGCCTGGAGGAaaaagctgactctgtgtctgctgattctgctggttctggtggctgtggttctgtgacgcctgtcagaggggaggagtttaaacagtttgtgtgtggggctTGTGGGGTCAGCAGCGATGCTGACAGCAAACCACACAGCGATGGAGGTGCAGGGGACAGACTGGACGGtggccgtgtagaagatggtcagcagctcctggagcaggtggaacttcctgagctgtctcaggaagttcatgtcgtctgcatacttcaggaTTGGCTCAAATCTTCAAAATTAAGCACATTTCGTATTCTATGTTAATTCGTGCAaacctttgtgttttcttcaaAACGTAGGTGGTAAAAACTGCTGACCAGCGGCTCCGCCAGGAGGTGGCCTGATTTTGCACTTCCGAGGAAATAGGATTGTTTGTCTGCGCTGGATAAACATTCCCACTTCCTGGTTTTGTTCTACTGGTGGCTAAAGAGTAGTGGAAAATTTAGGGCTTTTTAAACAGAAAGTGCttgaatgtgatttttttttttccaacctcCGTGCCTCGTTTTGTAGAAACCTGCCCACCATCATGTCCTGGGTGGAGGCTCAGAGACCGGGGGCGGACGGGATCAACATCATCACCTCTGACTTCGTGGAGCTCACCGACTTTGCCAACATTGTCATCAAGCTCAACAACCTGCTAGTGTCCGAACAGGAGCACAGAGCCAGATGACACCCGCCAACAACAGCGTCGTCCTCCACCGCTGTTGGATGTTGGTTTAATGGATCCCTGGGAAACAGATTCACTAAAGCATCGTGTCACCAAGTTAGTTTTAAAAATCTTACATCCGTGGCACGAAAAGACTTTTTAGTTATGACTTTAATTTGTAATTATCAAACCTGTTATCGTTACATTCAAAGTGATTTAATTTACAGAATTGACACCCTTGTATTTAAAATATGAGATTTTATTAGTGTGCGTATATTTTATTGTTGTCACTGTGAACACTTGGCCAGTGAGTAAAATGTGGCTTCAGTTGTGAACTTTATTCAGTAGTGGAatgagagacagaaaaagagatTGTGTggttttcctcctgttttcttTACTCCGAGTCACACGTTGTAAAAACAGTCTCAACAATTATGGTTTGATTGCAGTACATAGATGCAAACAGTGGGAAGTGTTTTAGTGGGAATTGCAAAAGAAATGATGGGACTTGTGCCATAAATCTCCCAAAACATAGACACCTACAGACCGtaaagtatttgtttatttctttttcaaactagacaaaatttaaaatgtacagatgggtgacataaaataaatatacagtatatgtca from Betta splendens chromosome 4, fBetSpl5.4, whole genome shotgun sequence includes:
- the plcxd2 gene encoding PI-PLC X domain-containing protein 2, with product MKTRPAGIGNVNADWMGSLPPKLSAMPLKHLAVPGSHDSFTFWVDVRAPVGPDQKAYVKYLANFFSVLAKKVMVKWSMTQNLTFKEQLDAGIRYFDLRVSSKPDEPGNEVYFIHGLFGHKVRDGLLEINCFLVRHRKEVVFLDFNHYYAMDPEHHAYLIDMLQQVFGSKLCTLCAVESVTLDFLWEKKYQVIVFYHHPSARGIPVMWPGNKIPAPWANTTEPNKLIQFLEATLKDRAQQGSFHVSQAILTPRVNTVAKGLVWGLRNYLVERNLPTIMSWVEAQRPGADGINIITSDFVELTDFANIVIKLNNLLVSEQEHRAR